A single region of the Yersinia entomophaga genome encodes:
- the pdeH gene encoding cyclic-guanylate-specific phosphodiesterase, whose protein sequence is MLTNKISDLLAPSLAAQDCNKGFNFWRQCQRRYTFQPIYRTSGKLLAIELLTAVYHPSSPETRLSPEDYFSSISIRARLNVVLEQLELVKQWHGIFTHRSMLVSINIDGQALMEMQNDPEARQLIDSMPYVRFELVEHMDTACITPFAQIAEADRLWLDDFGSGVANFSSFVSWRYEYIKIARDLFILLQQSEVGQQLFFTLVTLMSRYSKGVIVEGVETDKEWALVKRSDACAAQGYYLSRPAHFDTLQSLPLLFAG, encoded by the coding sequence ATGCTAACTAACAAAATATCAGATTTACTTGCGCCATCCCTTGCCGCTCAGGATTGTAATAAGGGATTCAACTTTTGGCGGCAATGTCAGCGTAGGTATACTTTCCAACCTATTTATCGCACTTCAGGGAAGTTACTGGCGATAGAATTATTGACGGCTGTTTATCATCCCTCCTCGCCGGAAACCCGACTCTCACCAGAGGATTATTTCTCCTCTATCAGCATTCGGGCGCGTCTGAACGTGGTGTTAGAACAGTTGGAATTAGTGAAGCAATGGCACGGTATTTTTACCCATCGCTCAATGTTGGTATCGATCAATATCGACGGTCAGGCATTGATGGAGATGCAAAACGATCCCGAAGCGCGGCAGCTTATTGATTCTATGCCTTATGTGCGTTTTGAGCTGGTCGAACATATGGATACCGCCTGTATTACTCCGTTTGCTCAAATCGCTGAGGCCGATCGATTATGGCTGGATGATTTTGGCAGCGGTGTGGCTAACTTCTCGTCTTTTGTCAGTTGGCGCTATGAATACATCAAAATAGCTCGCGATTTATTTATTCTGTTACAGCAAAGTGAGGTAGGGCAGCAGCTGTTCTTTACGCTGGTAACATTGATGAGCCGCTACAGTAAAGGCGTGATTGTAGAAGGAGTGGAAACTGACAAAGAATGGGCGCTGGTTAAACGATCTGATGCCTGTGCTGCGCAAGGTTACTATCTTTCCAGACCCGCACATTTTGATACTTTACAGTCACTTCCCCTGTTATTCGCCGGGTAA
- a CDS encoding 2-hydroxymuconate tautomerase family protein translates to MPYVNIKITREGATAEQKKRLIAGVTQLLVDTLGKNPATTVVVIDEVDTDNWGIGGKCVTELRKAP, encoded by the coding sequence ATGCCATACGTAAATATTAAAATTACCCGTGAAGGTGCCACCGCCGAACAAAAGAAGCGGCTGATTGCCGGTGTTACGCAACTGTTAGTCGATACCTTGGGCAAAAATCCGGCTACCACCGTCGTGGTCATTGATGAAGTTGATACCGATAACTGGGGTATTGGCGGGAAATGCGTAACCGAACTGCGAAAAGCCCCCTAA
- a CDS encoding sugar kinase, with protein sequence MTSKKIAVIGECMIELSQKGNDLNRGFGGDTLNTAVYIARQVDEEALEVHYVTALGADSFSEDMLAAWQKEKVKIDLIQRMDDKLPGLYFIETDETGERTFYYWRNDAAARFWLTGPQADKICQKLENFDYLYLSGISLAILDASSRQRLLKLLQACRTNGGKVIFDNNYRPRLWQSKEETQEAYRAMLSCTDTAFLTLDDEDMLWGEMTLEQAIDRTQALGVNEIVIKRGADSCIVWNRESDSQRPADQHVVPAVTLPKEKVVDTTAAGDSFSAGYLAVRLTGGTPQQAAVRGHLTASTVIQYRGAIIPIAAMPKV encoded by the coding sequence ATGACCAGCAAAAAGATTGCCGTTATCGGCGAATGCATGATTGAACTGTCGCAAAAAGGTAACGATTTGAACCGAGGTTTTGGCGGCGACACGCTAAATACTGCGGTTTATATTGCCCGTCAGGTTGACGAAGAGGCGCTGGAAGTCCACTACGTTACTGCCTTGGGCGCTGACAGCTTCAGCGAAGACATGTTGGCGGCATGGCAGAAAGAGAAAGTTAAAATCGATTTGATTCAGCGTATGGATGATAAGTTGCCGGGCCTCTATTTTATTGAAACCGACGAGACCGGTGAGCGTACTTTCTATTACTGGCGCAATGATGCCGCCGCCCGTTTTTGGCTCACGGGGCCGCAAGCTGATAAAATTTGCCAGAAGCTGGAAAACTTCGATTATCTCTACCTCAGTGGTATTAGCCTGGCTATTCTGGACGCCTCCAGCCGCCAGCGCCTGTTGAAACTACTGCAAGCCTGTCGTACCAATGGAGGTAAAGTTATCTTTGATAACAACTACCGCCCGCGCCTGTGGCAGAGCAAAGAAGAAACTCAGGAAGCCTATCGCGCTATGCTGTCCTGTACTGACACCGCGTTTCTGACGCTGGATGATGAAGATATGCTGTGGGGCGAGATGACGCTGGAGCAGGCTATCGATCGCACTCAAGCTTTGGGCGTTAACGAAATCGTGATCAAACGAGGTGCAGATTCCTGCATTGTCTGGAATCGGGAATCCGATAGCCAGCGGCCCGCGGATCAACATGTGGTACCCGCCGTAACCTTGCCAAAGGAAAAAGTCGTCGATACCACCGCAGCGGGAGATTCATTTAGTGCAGGTTATCTGGCCGTTCGCTTAACCGGAGGCACACCTCAGCAAGCCGCAGTGCGTGGCCATTTGACGGCCAGTACTGTGATTCAGTATCGGGGGGCGATTATTCCCATCGCGGCAATGCCAAAAGTCTAA
- a CDS encoding M16 family metallopeptidase, with protein sequence MQGTRIRLIVGGLLLAAASGNVQAEALQPDPAWQQGKLENGFTWQLLATPQRPSDRVEMRLVVNTGSLSESAQQVGFAHLLPRLALIRSQSFTPAQLQSLWQQGVDNERPLPPAITSYDFTLYSLSLPNNRPDLIKEALAWLSDTSGKLAISEQTVNAALNLPNDPIATFPQNVQDTWWRYRLKGSSLLGHDPGQPVNGPVDAEKLKQFYKQWYTPDAMTLYVVGNVDSRSLVAQISKTFSSLEGKRQTPSSIAMLAPLPPQPVNLMSEQVTQDTLSLIWDTPWHPIQDSQALSRYWRSDLAREALFWHMQQALEKSGQKNMKLGFDCRVQYQRAQCAIHLNTPTENLNSGMTFIANELASIRANGLSQAEFDGLMAQKNDQLSKLFATYARTDTDVLMSQRLRSQQSGVVDIAPEQYQKLRQTFLSGLTLANLNQELKQQLSQDTTLVLVQPKGEPEVSVKALQESYNSIMTSGTPMAAPEEVKPEATPGVASEGTTQEGTTPEGTPPEASTAQ encoded by the coding sequence ATGCAGGGCACCAGAATTCGTCTTATAGTTGGTGGATTGTTGTTGGCGGCGGCCAGCGGCAATGTGCAAGCTGAAGCACTACAACCCGATCCTGCCTGGCAGCAGGGAAAGTTAGAAAACGGGTTTACATGGCAGCTGCTGGCAACGCCGCAGCGCCCAAGTGATAGAGTAGAGATGCGTCTGGTGGTCAATACCGGATCTCTGTCGGAAAGCGCACAGCAGGTTGGCTTTGCCCATCTGTTACCTCGTTTGGCGCTTATTCGCAGCCAGAGCTTTACTCCGGCACAACTCCAATCGCTGTGGCAGCAAGGGGTCGATAACGAGCGCCCTTTACCACCGGCGATTACTTCTTATGATTTCACGCTATACAGCCTGAGCCTGCCAAACAATCGCCCTGATTTGATTAAAGAGGCTTTGGCTTGGCTATCTGATACCAGCGGTAAGCTGGCCATCAGCGAGCAAACGGTGAATGCTGCGCTGAATCTTCCTAATGATCCCATTGCTACTTTCCCGCAAAATGTACAGGACACTTGGTGGCGCTATCGCCTAAAAGGGTCTTCACTGCTGGGTCACGATCCTGGGCAGCCGGTAAATGGTCCGGTTGATGCGGAAAAACTGAAGCAATTCTACAAACAGTGGTACACGCCAGATGCGATGACGCTGTATGTCGTGGGCAATGTCGATAGCCGTAGTTTGGTGGCGCAAATCAGTAAAACCTTCTCTTCGTTGGAAGGGAAGCGACAGACCCCGTCTTCTATCGCGATGCTGGCTCCTTTACCGCCTCAGCCGGTGAACCTGATGAGCGAGCAGGTGACGCAGGACACTTTGTCGCTAATTTGGGATACCCCGTGGCATCCGATACAGGACTCCCAGGCACTTAGCCGCTATTGGCGCAGTGATCTAGCGCGAGAAGCGCTGTTCTGGCATATGCAGCAGGCGTTGGAAAAAAGCGGTCAGAAGAATATGAAGCTGGGCTTTGATTGCCGGGTGCAATACCAACGTGCTCAGTGTGCGATTCATCTGAATACGCCAACGGAAAATCTGAATTCCGGCATGACGTTTATTGCTAATGAATTAGCCAGTATTCGTGCTAATGGGCTGAGTCAGGCTGAATTTGATGGACTGATGGCGCAGAAAAACGATCAGTTAAGCAAGCTGTTCGCGACTTATGCCCGTACTGATACCGATGTGTTGATGAGTCAGCGCCTGCGTTCTCAGCAGAGCGGTGTAGTGGATATCGCACCTGAGCAATATCAGAAGCTGCGACAAACCTTCCTGTCCGGCTTAACGTTGGCCAATCTGAATCAGGAGCTAAAACAACAGCTTTCGCAAGATACCACTTTGGTTCTGGTTCAGCCGAAAGGTGAGCCAGAAGTCAGCGTGAAAGCATTGCAGGAAAGCTATAACAGCATTATGACATCGGGTACGCCAATGGCTGCGCCGGAAGAAGTGAAACCGGAAGCTACGCCAGGCGTTGCGTCAGAAGGAACGACGCAAGAAGGCACCACGCCAGAAGGGACGCCGCCGGAAGCTTCGACCGCGCAGTAA
- a CDS encoding dicarboxylate/amino acid:cation symporter, producing the protein MKTSIFKSLYFQVLTAITLGILLGHFYPDIGAQMKPLGDGFVKLIKMIIAPVIFCTVVTGIAGMESMKAVGRTGAIALLYFEIVSTIALLIGLVIVNVVQPGAGMNIDPASLDAKAVAMYAEQASQQGIIPFLLDIIPGSVIGAFASGNILQVLLFAVLFGFALHRLGEKGQLIFNVIESFSRVIFGIINMIMRLAPLGAFGAMAFTIGKYGVGTLLQLGQLIVCFYATCILFVVVVLGSIARANGFNIFKFIRYIKEELLIVLGTSSSESVLPRMLEKMERAGCKKSVVGLVIPTGYSFNLDGTSIYLTMAAVFIAQATNTHMDIMHQVTLLVVLLLSSKGAAGVTGSGFIVLAATISAVGHLPLAGLALILGIDRFMSEARALTNLVGNGVATIVVAKWCNQLDNDQLQATLSNKSPAGKSEGQISSS; encoded by the coding sequence ATGAAAACCAGCATCTTTAAAAGCCTTTACTTTCAGGTATTAACGGCAATCACGTTAGGTATCCTATTAGGCCATTTTTATCCTGACATCGGTGCTCAGATGAAACCTCTGGGCGATGGATTTGTTAAATTAATTAAAATGATTATTGCTCCGGTTATTTTTTGTACCGTCGTGACCGGTATTGCCGGAATGGAAAGTATGAAAGCGGTCGGGCGAACAGGTGCCATTGCTCTGCTTTACTTTGAAATTGTAAGTACGATTGCACTGTTGATCGGCCTGGTTATTGTGAACGTGGTGCAGCCTGGAGCAGGGATGAATATCGATCCTGCCTCTTTGGATGCTAAAGCGGTTGCCATGTACGCGGAGCAAGCTTCTCAGCAAGGAATAATTCCATTCCTGTTGGATATTATTCCCGGAAGCGTGATTGGCGCCTTTGCCAGCGGTAATATTCTGCAAGTCTTGCTGTTTGCCGTACTGTTTGGTTTTGCCTTACATCGTTTAGGCGAAAAAGGTCAGCTTATCTTTAACGTAATTGAAAGTTTCTCCCGCGTAATCTTCGGTATCATCAATATGATTATGCGCCTGGCTCCGCTGGGTGCTTTCGGTGCGATGGCGTTTACTATTGGTAAATATGGCGTGGGTACGTTGTTGCAACTGGGCCAATTGATTGTCTGCTTCTACGCTACCTGTATTTTGTTTGTGGTGGTGGTGCTAGGCTCCATTGCGCGCGCTAACGGCTTCAATATCTTCAAATTTATTCGCTATATCAAAGAAGAATTACTGATTGTTCTGGGAACCTCTTCCTCAGAATCCGTATTACCGCGGATGCTGGAGAAAATGGAACGTGCGGGCTGTAAAAAATCCGTAGTGGGTTTGGTTATTCCGACAGGTTATTCATTTAACCTCGATGGGACTTCCATTTACCTCACCATGGCGGCGGTATTTATTGCTCAGGCAACCAATACCCACATGGATATCATGCATCAGGTGACGCTGCTGGTGGTATTGCTGCTGTCCTCTAAAGGCGCAGCTGGCGTGACCGGTAGCGGCTTTATCGTTCTGGCTGCGACTATCTCCGCTGTTGGACATTTACCATTGGCCGGTTTGGCACTGATTCTGGGTATTGACCGCTTTATGTCTGAGGCGCGGGCGCTGACCAATCTGGTCGGTAACGGCGTAGCGACCATTGTGGTCGCGAAATGGTGTAACCAGTTGGATAACGATCAACTGCAGGCGACATTGTCGAATAAGAGTCCGGCAGGTAAATCAGAAGGGCAGATATCCTCTTCCTGA
- the hmsP gene encoding biofilm formation regulator HmsP yields MRVRHSLTIKQMATVSGVALVTICIFIVIQLFHFVQQRKDDYAKQLESIAYSVKNPLSSAILSVDIPGAKRVLESTLPIGILSRADVVLPNELQVLHANFKPEQPVPNWVNRVFNLPVQITVPLYSLERVPANPKPLAYLVLQADSYRIYQFILNTLSTMLSTYLLLALILSVSITWCINRLIVHPLRSMARELENISQDQVLDHQLSMPARHLDDELGVLARNYNRNQHLLAKAYAEMSRISSRHPVTELPNRTLFLAMLNEHIDSPVRPEKFHLLVIGIETLHEASGVMTEHQHEQLLLTIVQELEQCIDQNCLLGHLSKTEFAVMAKEISRPFPAMQLARRIMAQITAPLTFENMQLRPKASIGIVQYLNQHESAEDLMRSASSAMVAAHHKGKNQILYYEEHLSEKTQKHLTYENDILRAIEKRDFILHLQPQWDMRNEKVIGAEALLRWNQADGTYLSPVDFLPLVEEKGIMVPLGNWVLEESCRILADWQRQGIKLPLAVNISGLQVQHETFLPHLKTILSHYKIDASQLMLEITETARIPDLDEALLLLRELHELGVSIAMDDFGMGYSSLHYLNRLKCLPIDMIKIDKSFVHTLPQDDAMARIIGSISNVLKLRVMAEGVENEAQRQWLLDHGVTSGQGFLFSRPVPREEFEASFLPR; encoded by the coding sequence TTGCGGGTTAGGCATTCGTTAACGATAAAGCAAATGGCAACGGTGTCCGGTGTGGCGCTGGTGACGATTTGTATCTTTATTGTCATTCAACTGTTCCATTTTGTGCAGCAGCGCAAAGATGACTACGCCAAGCAGTTGGAGAGTATCGCGTATTCCGTTAAAAACCCCCTTTCTTCGGCCATACTCAGCGTCGATATTCCAGGTGCTAAACGTGTGCTGGAGAGCACATTGCCGATTGGGATTTTGAGTCGGGCAGATGTGGTGTTGCCTAATGAGCTACAGGTATTACACGCTAATTTTAAGCCAGAGCAGCCGGTACCCAATTGGGTTAACCGGGTATTTAATCTGCCGGTGCAAATTACCGTTCCGCTCTATTCATTAGAAAGAGTCCCCGCCAACCCTAAGCCCCTGGCTTATCTGGTGTTACAGGCTGATTCTTACCGTATTTATCAATTTATTCTTAATACCTTATCCACCATGCTTTCAACCTATCTGTTGTTAGCATTGATTCTTTCCGTTTCAATTACATGGTGTATTAACCGGTTAATCGTGCATCCATTGCGCTCAATGGCTCGTGAACTGGAGAATATCTCTCAGGATCAGGTGTTAGATCATCAGCTTTCCATGCCCGCTCGTCATCTTGATGATGAATTAGGGGTATTGGCGCGAAATTATAATCGTAACCAGCATTTGTTAGCGAAAGCCTATGCGGAAATGAGCCGTATCAGCAGCCGCCACCCGGTGACTGAATTGCCGAATCGCACGCTGTTTTTAGCCATGTTGAATGAGCACATTGATTCCCCTGTTCGACCAGAAAAATTTCACCTCTTGGTTATTGGCATAGAAACGCTGCATGAAGCGTCCGGCGTCATGACGGAACATCAGCATGAGCAGCTGTTGCTGACCATAGTGCAGGAGCTTGAGCAGTGCATTGACCAGAACTGCTTGCTGGGCCATTTGAGTAAAACCGAGTTTGCCGTCATGGCAAAAGAGATATCGCGACCTTTCCCGGCGATGCAGCTTGCCCGGCGGATTATGGCGCAGATTACCGCTCCTCTGACCTTTGAAAACATGCAGTTGCGTCCGAAAGCCAGTATTGGCATCGTGCAATATCTTAATCAGCATGAAAGCGCTGAAGATTTAATGCGCAGTGCTAGCTCTGCCATGGTGGCAGCCCACCATAAGGGTAAAAATCAGATTCTCTATTACGAAGAGCATTTGTCGGAAAAAACGCAAAAGCATCTGACTTACGAAAATGACATTCTTCGAGCCATTGAGAAACGTGATTTTATATTGCACCTACAGCCGCAGTGGGACATGCGTAATGAAAAAGTCATAGGCGCGGAGGCGTTGCTGCGCTGGAATCAGGCCGATGGTACTTACCTCTCGCCGGTGGATTTTCTTCCGCTGGTGGAAGAAAAAGGCATTATGGTGCCGCTGGGTAATTGGGTATTGGAAGAGTCCTGCCGGATACTGGCAGACTGGCAGCGACAAGGCATTAAATTGCCCTTGGCGGTGAATATTTCCGGTTTGCAGGTGCAGCATGAGACGTTTTTACCGCACCTCAAAACTATCCTCAGTCATTACAAAATTGATGCCAGCCAGTTAATGCTGGAAATCACCGAAACTGCCCGTATTCCCGATCTGGATGAGGCGTTGCTACTGTTGCGTGAGCTGCATGAACTCGGCGTTTCCATCGCAATGGATGATTTCGGTATGGGTTATTCCAGCCTGCATTATCTCAATCGCCTAAAATGTCTGCCCATCGACATGATTAAGATCGATAAAAGTTTCGTCCACACGCTACCGCAGGATGATGCGATGGCGCGAATTATCGGCAGTATCTCCAATGTGCTCAAACTGCGCGTGATGGCCGAAGGCGTAGAAAATGAAGCTCAGCGTCAATGGTTGTTAGACCACGGTGTGACGAGCGGGCAGGGTTTCCTGTTCTCCCGTCCGGTGCCGCGCGAAGAGTTTGAGGCCAGTTTCCTGCCACGTTGA
- the bcsC gene encoding cellulose synthase complex outer membrane protein BcsC — protein MRNFKLNWLSVFPFSLALLPQAKGAEAVAPAQFLLEQVRLGEATHKDELVRQSLYRLSLMDPNNPEVAAAGIRQALRQGNTEEAKKQLDRLQQLAPNSDIYRQSKMALALTQPEVMQKLQQARLLATAGRVQEAKVQYDLLLKGELPTLDLAVEYWRLVARLPGQEQTAMKQLQRLDQQFPGNIPLRMALARMLFSQKQDDQAYALLQKMAADPAGNSPAADLWMDQIKALPVSPQSISLLNRFLDVFAGGTAGDKARIELARQEKMLSDPSYQARLAGLSRVDSGESRNAIPDLKQALSTAPNDADVLGALGIAYARAGDRQKAASLFEQAQKVDKTGLNSDKWTSLIKTNHYWLLADEGDKALKAGNPDLAQQKYQQARQLNSSDSYAVLGLADVAVARHDDKTAEQLYQQALRLEPGNSSAVRGLANIYQRQSPERAMAYLSGLPAGQQAKMRDTLNGLKLDMLKQQAEQLAAQQQWHQAAEKYRQAQKMAPDDVWLTYRLAQALYQSGQPQQADREFAGLAVRKPADPQQVYAYALYLSSTERDNQALSHLATLPKGQWNDDIRELDQRLQFERVLENAQRLRTGGDEPSAIALLRQQPPSTRIDMTLADWALERNDYAQALAGYRGIRVREPNNPDARLGEIEALVAQGKTDDARQLLQGDSLVAKDATLNTQRRVANAWSGVGDPQKASAIFQQLKPQAEKEGPSQANALVFRDSARLSQKLGDPQLAQEDYKRAMVGSGITPTLPADNDSYTLLTRNQATDDWLKRGIRSDAADLYRQQDTRVTLDHDYVRSSGTEGISDLNAHNTMLQVDTPLSDGRAFFRADTIQMDAGTFNANERYKAGTCYDVENPCVANMRQRATGTSIAAGWQNDSWETDIGTTPMGFDVVDVVGGVSYSSDWNHIGWTATASRRPISSSLLAFAGTKDPNTNVTWGGVRANGVSLGTSYDRGEAHGVWSDVSYHYLTGQNVADNQRLRLMTGYYYKLINEDNRRLSVGLNGMWWHYQKDLSGYTLGQGGYYSPQKYLSVAIPVNYRQRTENWSWELGGSISLSHSATSDEPRYPLKGLLSPSLQEIRDRNATEFGDSSSGVGYTLRALIERRLSSHWTLGAGIDIQQAKDYTPSHALVYLRYSMAGWQGDLDMPPQPLVPYADFK, from the coding sequence ATGCGTAACTTCAAATTAAACTGGCTGAGCGTATTTCCTTTTAGTCTGGCGTTATTGCCCCAGGCTAAAGGCGCAGAGGCCGTTGCTCCCGCTCAATTTCTTCTGGAACAGGTTCGTCTGGGGGAAGCTACCCATAAAGATGAACTGGTGCGCCAATCCTTGTATCGCCTCAGCCTGATGGATCCAAATAACCCGGAAGTTGCTGCGGCGGGAATACGTCAGGCACTGCGCCAAGGGAACACGGAAGAGGCGAAAAAACAGCTGGATAGGTTGCAACAGCTTGCCCCGAATTCCGATATTTATCGCCAGTCAAAAATGGCGCTGGCGCTTACGCAGCCCGAAGTCATGCAGAAATTACAGCAGGCGCGATTGCTGGCCACCGCTGGCCGCGTTCAGGAAGCGAAAGTCCAATATGACCTGCTACTGAAAGGTGAGCTGCCAACGCTGGATTTAGCGGTGGAATACTGGCGGCTGGTGGCACGTTTGCCGGGGCAAGAGCAGACGGCGATGAAGCAGTTGCAGCGTTTGGATCAACAGTTCCCCGGTAATATTCCGCTGCGTATGGCATTAGCCAGAATGCTGTTTAGTCAAAAACAGGATGATCAGGCCTATGCTTTACTCCAAAAAATGGCTGCGGATCCTGCGGGTAACTCACCGGCTGCCGATTTGTGGATGGATCAAATCAAAGCGTTGCCTGTTAGCCCGCAGAGTATTTCTCTGTTGAATCGTTTTCTCGATGTTTTCGCCGGTGGTACCGCGGGTGATAAAGCGCGTATCGAATTGGCTCGGCAGGAAAAAATGTTGTCCGATCCCAGCTATCAGGCACGCTTGGCCGGATTGTCCCGAGTGGATAGTGGCGAGAGCCGCAATGCCATTCCTGATCTGAAACAGGCGCTTTCTACTGCCCCCAATGACGCCGACGTTTTGGGCGCATTAGGTATCGCCTATGCGCGAGCCGGAGATCGGCAAAAAGCTGCTAGTTTGTTTGAACAGGCGCAGAAAGTCGATAAAACTGGGCTGAACAGCGATAAATGGACCAGCCTGATTAAAACCAACCATTATTGGTTACTCGCGGATGAGGGAGATAAAGCCCTGAAAGCGGGTAACCCTGATTTGGCACAGCAGAAATATCAGCAGGCGCGCCAGCTTAATAGCAGCGACAGCTACGCGGTACTGGGTTTAGCCGACGTTGCCGTAGCGCGCCATGATGATAAAACCGCTGAACAGCTTTACCAGCAGGCGTTGCGTCTGGAACCCGGTAACAGCAGTGCGGTGCGCGGTCTAGCAAATATCTACCAGCGTCAGTCTCCGGAAAGAGCTATGGCTTACCTCAGCGGTTTACCGGCGGGACAACAGGCGAAAATGCGCGACACGCTGAACGGGCTGAAGCTGGATATGCTGAAACAGCAGGCCGAGCAACTCGCGGCGCAGCAACAGTGGCATCAGGCAGCGGAAAAATACCGACAGGCGCAGAAAATGGCGCCGGACGATGTCTGGCTGACTTATCGTTTGGCGCAGGCGCTGTATCAAAGCGGGCAGCCGCAGCAGGCTGACAGGGAATTCGCCGGGTTGGCGGTACGCAAACCGGCCGATCCCCAGCAGGTTTATGCTTATGCGCTATATCTTTCTAGCACCGAGCGAGACAATCAAGCACTTAGCCACCTGGCCACGCTTCCTAAGGGCCAATGGAATGATGATATTCGCGAATTGGATCAACGACTTCAATTCGAACGAGTATTGGAAAATGCCCAACGGCTACGTACTGGCGGGGATGAACCGTCGGCGATAGCTTTATTACGTCAGCAGCCGCCGAGTACGCGTATTGATATGACGCTGGCGGACTGGGCGCTGGAGCGTAACGACTACGCGCAGGCGCTAGCCGGCTATCGCGGTATTCGTGTTCGTGAACCCAATAATCCAGACGCTCGTTTGGGAGAAATCGAAGCGCTGGTGGCTCAGGGGAAAACCGACGATGCGCGCCAGCTTCTGCAAGGCGATTCTCTGGTGGCGAAAGATGCAACACTAAATACCCAGCGGCGTGTAGCGAATGCCTGGAGCGGCGTGGGCGATCCACAAAAGGCATCGGCCATCTTCCAGCAGCTTAAACCACAGGCTGAGAAAGAAGGCCCATCTCAGGCTAACGCGTTAGTGTTCCGTGATTCGGCGCGTCTTTCGCAAAAACTGGGCGATCCGCAGTTGGCGCAGGAGGATTATAAGCGGGCCATGGTTGGTAGCGGCATCACGCCAACGCTGCCAGCGGATAACGACAGCTACACGCTTCTTACGCGCAATCAGGCTACGGATGACTGGCTGAAACGCGGTATCCGTTCCGATGCCGCCGATTTGTATCGTCAACAAGATACGCGGGTCACGCTGGATCATGATTATGTTCGTTCCAGCGGAACAGAAGGTATTTCCGATCTGAATGCCCACAACACCATGTTACAGGTGGATACGCCGCTGTCTGATGGACGGGCGTTCTTCCGTGCTGATACCATTCAAATGGATGCAGGTACTTTCAATGCCAATGAACGCTATAAGGCTGGCACCTGCTATGACGTTGAAAATCCTTGTGTAGCTAACATGCGCCAGCGGGCAACCGGTACCAGTATTGCCGCCGGTTGGCAAAACGATAGCTGGGAAACGGATATCGGTACCACTCCGATGGGTTTTGATGTGGTTGATGTGGTCGGTGGCGTCAGTTATAGCAGCGATTGGAACCATATTGGCTGGACAGCAACGGCATCTCGCCGCCCGATTTCCAGTTCATTACTGGCGTTTGCCGGAACAAAAGATCCCAATACCAATGTGACCTGGGGCGGCGTTCGCGCCAACGGCGTCAGCTTGGGTACCAGTTACGATCGTGGCGAAGCGCACGGAGTCTGGAGCGATGTCAGTTACCATTATCTGACGGGGCAAAACGTTGCGGATAACCAACGCCTGCGTTTGATGACCGGCTATTACTACAAGCTGATTAACGAAGATAACCGCCGCCTTTCCGTGGGTCTGAACGGAATGTGGTGGCACTATCAAAAAGACCTCAGCGGCTACACCTTGGGGCAAGGGGGCTATTACAGTCCGCAAAAATACCTGTCTGTGGCTATTCCGGTGAATTATCGCCAGCGCACGGAAAACTGGTCATGGGAACTGGGTGGCTCGATTTCTCTTTCTCATTCGGCAACCAGCGATGAGCCGCGTTATCCGCTGAAAGGTTTATTGTCGCCAAGCTTGCAGGAAATCAGAGATCGCAACGCAACCGAGTTCGGCGACAGCAGCAGCGGCGTGGGTTATACCCTGCGAGCGCTGATAGAGCGGCGACTCAGTTCTCACTGGACGCTGGGTGCCGGTATTGATATTCAGCAGGCGAAAGACTACACCCCAAGTCATGCACTGGTGTATCTGCGATACTCAATGGCGGGCTGGCAGGGCGATCTGGATATGCCGCCGCAGCCGTTGGTACCTTACGCCGATTTTAAATAA